From one Cyanobacterium stanieri PCC 7202 genomic stretch:
- a CDS encoding protein of unknown function DUF111 (PFAM: Protein of unknown function DUF111~TIGRFAM: TIGR00299 family protein~COGs: COG1641 conserved hypothetical protein~InterPro IPR002822~KEGG: mar:MAE_11470 hypothetical protein~PFAM: protein of unknown function DUF111~SPTR: Putative uncharacterized protein), producing MSKIAYVQCPTGIAGDMFLGALVDGGVPLKYLIDRLQTLNLGDEYSLTAEEVQRQGQRATKVNVNLNQTSHHHHRHLPDIETIITQANLPETVTKNSLAIFRQLAIAEGNVHGIPSEKVHFHEVGATDALIDIIGTCIGLDYLNIDTLECSPLPTGGGTVKAAHGRLSVPVPAVLELCQMGKVPLYSNDIEKELVTPTGAAIVTTLAQKFGQPPTMKLTKVGLGAGNQDLTMPNILRLWIGEKEETTEEETVAVLETQIDDLSPQIFGYVMDELLQLGARDVFTQPVAMKKNRPGVLLTVICDVEKVGECERCIFEETSTLGIRKQIQTRSVLSRHLETVNTKYGEVRVKVARMGEKVVNIQPEYDDCVLIAKRLQIPLSEVMLETKRGINNGQ from the coding sequence ATGTCGAAAATAGCTTATGTACAATGCCCCACAGGAATCGCAGGAGATATGTTTCTCGGTGCTTTGGTAGATGGGGGAGTACCTCTTAAGTATCTCATCGATAGGTTACAAACTCTCAATTTAGGTGATGAGTATAGCTTAACAGCAGAGGAAGTACAAAGACAGGGACAAAGGGCAACTAAGGTTAATGTAAACCTCAATCAAACCAGTCACCATCATCATCGGCATTTACCCGACATAGAAACAATAATTACTCAAGCCAATTTACCTGAAACTGTTACTAAGAATAGTTTAGCAATTTTTCGACAACTGGCGATCGCAGAGGGGAATGTGCATGGAATCCCCTCCGAAAAAGTACATTTTCACGAAGTCGGTGCCACCGATGCCCTTATTGACATCATCGGCACTTGCATCGGCTTAGATTACCTTAACATTGACACCCTAGAATGTTCACCCTTACCCACAGGAGGAGGCACCGTCAAAGCCGCCCATGGCAGGTTATCAGTGCCTGTTCCTGCGGTGTTAGAATTGTGTCAGATGGGCAAAGTGCCTTTATATAGTAATGACATCGAAAAAGAATTAGTTACCCCCACAGGTGCTGCCATTGTGACTACCTTGGCTCAAAAATTTGGTCAACCCCCCACCATGAAATTAACAAAAGTGGGCTTGGGCGCAGGAAACCAAGATTTAACCATGCCTAATATTCTCCGTCTTTGGATAGGGGAAAAGGAGGAAACAACGGAGGAAGAAACCGTGGCAGTATTAGAAACCCAAATCGATGATTTATCACCGCAAATTTTTGGTTATGTGATGGATGAGTTATTGCAATTGGGTGCGAGGGATGTTTTTACTCAACCTGTTGCTATGAAGAAAAATCGCCCTGGGGTGTTATTGACGGTAATTTGTGATGTGGAGAAGGTGGGGGAGTGTGAAAGGTGTATTTTTGAGGAAACTTCTACCCTTGGCATCAGAAAACAAATACAAACTCGCTCTGTTTTGAGTCGTCATCTGGAAACTGTGAACACAAAATATGGTGAAGTTAGGGTAAAGGTTGCCCGTATGGGTGAGAAGGTTGTCAATATTCAACCTGAATATGATGATTGTGTTTTAATAGCTAAAAGATTACAAATTCCTCTCAGTGAGGTAATGTTGGAAACAAAAAGAGGCATTAACAATGGACAATAA
- a CDS encoding Phosphoglycerate mutase (PFAM: Phosphoglycerate mutase family~COGs: COG0406 Fructose-2 6-bisphosphatase~InterPro IPR013078~KEGG: cyh:Cyan8802_0265 phosphoglycerate mutase~PFAM: Phosphoglycerate mutase~SPTR: Phosphoglycerate mutase), whose protein sequence is MDNKTIKVSNISPLPIPHSPFPPQVWIVRHGNRHDFVYPEWFNHAEKKYDPPLSEDGIIQAKAVAKRLENEPIKYIFCSPFLRAIQTAYPIAIALNLSINLESGLGEWHNKDWMDTKPLTQYPDNLDKKYLDIINWDYQPQIYPQYPETLEEIYQRTAQTTNILTQYPNPLIVGHSVAIQGIIKALRKAEYQPITIPLCSLSKLSYINDKWQWELQADTTHLNHLPPPKIAQ, encoded by the coding sequence ATGGACAATAAAACCATTAAAGTCTCAAACATTTCACCATTGCCTATTCCCCATTCCCCATTCCCCCCGCAAGTTTGGATTGTAAGACATGGTAACAGGCATGATTTTGTGTATCCTGAATGGTTTAATCATGCTGAAAAAAAATATGATCCTCCTTTATCCGAAGATGGCATAATTCAAGCTAAAGCAGTGGCGAAAAGACTAGAAAATGAGCCTATCAAATATATTTTTTGCTCTCCTTTTTTACGGGCGATACAAACTGCTTATCCCATTGCGATCGCCCTTAACTTATCCATTAATCTTGAATCAGGACTAGGAGAATGGCATAATAAAGATTGGATGGATACAAAACCCCTCACCCAATACCCTGATAACCTAGACAAAAAATACCTCGATATAATCAATTGGGATTATCAACCTCAAATATATCCTCAATACCCTGAAACTTTAGAGGAAATATATCAACGCACCGCCCAAACCACCAACATATTAACTCAATATCCTAATCCCCTTATCGTAGGGCATAGTGTCGCCATCCAAGGAATAATCAAAGCATTACGAAAAGCAGAATATCAGCCCATAACCATCCCCCTGTGTAGCCTAAGTAAACTTAGCTATATCAACGATAAATGGCAGTGGGAATTACAAGCCGATACAACTCATTTAAATCATCTCCCACCACCAAAAATTGCCCAGTAG
- a CDS encoding alkyl hydroperoxide reductase/ Thiol specific antioxidant/ Mal allergen (PFAM: AhpC/TSA family~COGs: COG1225 Peroxiredoxin~InterPro IPR000866:IPR017936~KEGG: cyt:cce_3358 putative bacterioferritin comigratory protein~PFAM: alkyl hydroperoxide reductase/ Thiol specific antioxidant/ Mal allergen~SPTR: Putative bacterioferritin comigratory protein), whose product MALSVGTKAPDFTTKDDQGNTVSLSDFAGKIVVMYFYPKDDTPGCTKQAQSFRDNYEEYQNKDMVVLGVSVDDEASHKAFKEKYGLPFQLLVDSDKAITKAYDVDGGGYAKRVTYIINGEGVITHVDSSVQTSTHAQDVLKTIG is encoded by the coding sequence ATGGCTCTTAGTGTAGGCACCAAAGCCCCTGATTTTACTACCAAAGATGATCAAGGAAATACTGTATCTTTAAGCGATTTTGCAGGAAAAATCGTGGTCATGTATTTCTATCCCAAAGATGATACCCCCGGTTGTACCAAACAAGCTCAAAGTTTCCGTGACAACTACGAAGAGTATCAAAACAAAGATATGGTAGTTTTGGGTGTGAGTGTGGATGACGAAGCCTCTCACAAAGCCTTTAAGGAAAAGTATGGTTTACCTTTCCAGCTTTTGGTTGATAGTGATAAAGCTATTACTAAGGCTTATGATGTTGATGGTGGTGGTTATGCAAAACGTGTCACCTACATTATCAATGGTGAGGGAGTTATCACCCATGTAGATAGTAGTGTACAAACTAGCACCCATGCCCAAGATGTTTTAAAAACCATTGGTTAA
- a CDS encoding putative transcriptional regulator, Crp/Fnr family (PFAM: Cyclic nucleotide-binding domain~COGs: COG0664 cAMP-binding protein - catabolite gene activator and regulatory subunit of cAMP-dependent protein kinase~InterPro IPR000595~KEGG: syf:Synpcc7942_0131 cyclic nucleotide-binding domain-containing protein~PFAM: cyclic nucleotide-binding~SMART: cyclic nucleotide-binding~SPTR: Cyclic nucleotide-binding domain (CNMP-BD) protein) translates to MFNQTREKTMHSVRWILTLGWLILILSLFYDPISPLITSPDNLVSPLRVDVDRCILVQGECLEKDYYYLGAPVFWGIIVPSSIFILLIFGHELWRRICPLSFLSLIPRALGWQRKIKNVSKSGSVRFQIPRVEQDSWLGRNYLYVQMGWFFIGLCSRILFINADRLALAIWLLFTIFSAIFVGYYYGGKSWCNYFCPMAPVQKIYSEPNGLLGSKAHMDDNKITQSMCRTVEDDLEKSACVACQSPCIDIDSERSYWDGITKGDRTVLYYGYFGLVIGYFLYYYLYAGNWEYYFSGIWAYEQNQLGTLLAPGFYILGEPINIPKIIAVPLTLGLFTIASIYIGKTVEKIIKKKYHHQLSHETIRHRTFTLLTFVIFDFFFIFAARSWLVLLPLQAQYIWDFSLVFLSSIWLYQTWHKTPEMYNKESLTSRLRKQLKKLGLNISRFVEDKSIDNLNTDEVYVLAKVLPEFTKDKRQELYKNVLKESLEEGYVNTVSSLEMLSQMRWELSISDDEHRTILTELGVEDPSLLDASKLHSLENSVRLTGYRKALERMLSLQQKQSIEDLLESNSQDIRKLKQEYCITYDEEEEILQGLHHDSDIRGKSDYILAQLEYLIERYHTLNQPRFLPQGEELNLLRKAVKQKKRLLIRGLLEIIETNEDSSIDEEIAQNLANLSPSVLPEVLNNPDANWHHRLPDNVLSILKTPENNVSCALDIDESKIISHFRDLVVESNPIIQAISVYILAQIDLNIAKVEAQNLLTEKHHFLGKETAKTLMNSEEINLSESETLHKIIILGNAEFFDGISSTTLIKLGELSYFKNYQKDEIISDEGDTCRELLLLIEGQVEIIKPSANGDTPIISSLIPGQVLDELEVLSHEKQSGKIVAKTTPTKILAIAVDTFDEILEEDHEFSRRILELETSRLKQIFN, encoded by the coding sequence ATGTTTAATCAAACCAGAGAAAAAACCATGCACTCCGTGAGGTGGATTTTAACCTTGGGATGGCTGATATTGATTTTATCTTTGTTTTATGACCCTATTTCTCCACTAATAACCTCCCCCGATAATTTAGTTAGCCCTTTGAGGGTTGATGTAGACAGATGTATTCTTGTTCAGGGGGAATGTTTAGAAAAAGATTATTACTATTTAGGCGCACCTGTTTTTTGGGGAATTATTGTACCTAGTTCTATATTTATATTGCTTATTTTTGGTCATGAATTATGGCGCAGAATTTGTCCTTTATCTTTCCTTTCATTGATACCAAGAGCGTTAGGTTGGCAACGCAAAATTAAAAATGTAAGTAAAAGTGGTTCGGTACGTTTTCAAATTCCTAGGGTTGAACAAGATTCGTGGTTAGGACGTAATTATTTATATGTACAAATGGGCTGGTTTTTTATCGGTTTATGTTCTCGCATTTTGTTTATTAATGCCGATAGATTAGCCTTAGCTATTTGGTTATTGTTTACTATTTTTTCTGCAATTTTTGTTGGCTACTATTATGGCGGAAAATCATGGTGTAATTATTTTTGTCCCATGGCACCAGTCCAAAAAATTTATTCCGAACCCAATGGCTTATTAGGTAGTAAAGCTCACATGGATGATAATAAAATTACTCAGTCTATGTGTCGTACGGTAGAAGATGACCTAGAAAAAAGTGCTTGTGTTGCCTGTCAAAGTCCTTGTATCGATATTGACTCAGAAAGAAGTTATTGGGATGGTATTACTAAGGGCGATCGCACTGTACTATACTATGGTTACTTTGGTTTGGTAATAGGTTATTTCTTGTATTATTACTTATATGCAGGTAATTGGGAGTATTATTTTTCAGGAATTTGGGCTTACGAACAAAATCAACTAGGAACTCTTTTAGCACCCGGTTTTTATATATTAGGAGAACCCATTAATATTCCTAAAATTATCGCAGTACCCCTCACTTTAGGACTATTTACCATCGCAAGTATTTATATAGGAAAAACCGTAGAAAAAATTATCAAGAAAAAATATCATCACCAACTTTCCCACGAAACAATTAGACATCGTACCTTTACTTTATTAACCTTTGTTATTTTTGATTTTTTCTTTATATTTGCCGCTCGATCTTGGTTAGTATTATTACCACTACAAGCTCAATATATATGGGATTTTTCCCTAGTATTTTTAAGCTCAATTTGGTTATATCAAACATGGCATAAAACCCCAGAAATGTATAACAAAGAAAGTTTAACTAGCCGTTTACGTAAACAACTCAAAAAACTGGGCTTAAATATCAGCCGTTTTGTGGAAGACAAATCCATAGACAACCTGAATACTGACGAAGTCTATGTATTAGCCAAAGTATTACCCGAATTTACCAAAGACAAACGACAAGAATTATATAAAAACGTCCTCAAAGAATCCCTAGAAGAAGGATACGTGAACACCGTTAGTAGTCTGGAAATGTTATCTCAGATGCGATGGGAATTAAGCATTAGTGATGATGAACACCGTACCATACTAACAGAATTAGGAGTAGAAGATCCCTCCTTGTTAGATGCTTCTAAATTACATTCTCTCGAAAATTCCGTCCGTCTGACAGGGTATCGTAAAGCCCTAGAAAGAATGCTGTCTTTACAGCAAAAACAATCCATCGAAGACTTACTAGAAAGTAACTCCCAAGATATACGCAAACTCAAGCAAGAATATTGTATTACCTATGATGAAGAAGAAGAAATTTTGCAAGGTTTGCACCATGACTCGGACATCAGGGGAAAATCAGACTACATCCTAGCACAATTAGAATATTTAATCGAACGTTATCACACCCTCAACCAACCTCGTTTTTTACCCCAAGGAGAAGAGTTAAACCTGCTTAGAAAAGCAGTAAAACAGAAAAAACGACTTTTAATTAGGGGATTATTAGAAATTATCGAAACAAATGAGGATTCATCCATTGATGAAGAAATTGCTCAAAATTTAGCAAATTTATCCCCCAGTGTATTACCAGAAGTTTTAAACAACCCTGACGCTAACTGGCATCATAGATTACCTGATAATGTATTATCTATCCTCAAAACACCTGAAAATAATGTTAGTTGTGCGCTGGATATAGACGAGAGTAAAATTATCTCTCATTTCCGAGATTTAGTGGTGGAATCCAATCCTATTATTCAAGCGATTAGTGTTTATATTTTGGCACAAATTGATTTGAATATCGCCAAGGTAGAAGCCCAAAATTTATTAACAGAAAAACATCATTTTTTAGGAAAAGAAACTGCTAAAACATTGATGAATAGTGAAGAAATTAATTTATCAGAATCAGAAACTTTGCACAAAATAATTATTTTGGGTAATGCAGAGTTTTTTGATGGTATTAGCAGTACAACGTTGATTAAATTAGGAGAATTATCTTATTTTAAAAATTATCAAAAAGATGAAATCATTTCTGATGAAGGTGATACCTGTCGTGAGTTGCTTTTGTTAATTGAAGGGCAAGTAGAAATTATTAAACCTTCTGCTAATGGTGATACTCCCATTATTTCTAGCTTAATACCCGGACAAGTTTTAGATGAATTAGAAGTTTTATCCCATGAAAAGCAATCAGGTAAAATTGTCGCCAAAACTACTCCCACGAAAATTTTAGCTATTGCGGTGGATACCTTTGATGAAATTTTAGAAGAAGATCACGAATTTTCTCGTCGTATCCTCGAACTAGAAACCAGTCGTCTAAAACAAATTTTTAACTAA
- a CDS encoding iojap-like protein (PFAM: Domain of unknown function DUF143~TIGRFAM: iojap-like ribosome-associated protein~COGs: COG0799 Iojap protein~InterPro IPR004394~KEGG: cyp:PCC8801_3118 iojap-like protein~PFAM: Iojap-related protein~SPTR: Iojap family protein, putative;~TIGRFAM: iojap-like protein) has product MTKSDLQIEHQLNSTNDNVNKPFDSKELALIIADAADDRKGEDIKILDVSELSYLADYFVIITGFSLPQLRAISLSIEGKVSEKMGIEPVRVEGKSEGNWILHDYGDVIAHIFLPEAREYYGLEAFWGRAKTIDNDEWMHH; this is encoded by the coding sequence ATGACTAAATCTGATCTACAAATAGAGCATCAATTAAATTCAACCAATGACAATGTAAATAAACCTTTTGACAGTAAAGAACTAGCTTTAATTATTGCCGATGCGGCAGATGATCGTAAAGGGGAAGACATCAAAATTCTCGATGTTTCTGAATTATCGTATCTGGCAGACTATTTTGTAATTATCACTGGTTTTTCTCTTCCTCAACTAAGGGCTATTTCCCTATCCATTGAAGGAAAAGTAAGCGAAAAAATGGGTATTGAGCCTGTAAGAGTAGAAGGAAAAAGCGAGGGTAATTGGATTTTACATGACTATGGGGACGTAATCGCCCATATCTTTTTACCCGAAGCCAGAGAATATTACGGTTTAGAAGCATTCTGGGGTCGAGCAAAAACCATTGACAATGACGAATGGATGCACCACTAG
- a CDS encoding ATPase associated with various cellular activities AAA_3 (PFAM: ATPase family associated with various cellular activities (AAA)~COGs: COG0714 MoxR-like ATPase~InterPro IPR011703:IPR016366~KEGG: cyt:cce_2735 ATPase~PFAM: ATPase associated with various cellular activities AAA_3~SPTR: MoxR protein), producing MREKITALQENLARAIVGKEEPIKLVMVALLSGGHALLEDVPGVGKTLLAKSLAKSINGKFQRIQCTPDLLPSDVTGTNIWNPSTREFEFLPGPTFANILLADEINRATPRTQSSLLEVMEEKQVTVDGEARAVPSPFFVIATQNPVEYQGTFPLPEAQMDRFTISLSVGYPSPEEELLMLQKQLDQGFIGDDLTPCISLEEVIDLQKSCQKIKVAPELQKYIVDLVTSSRNDDEISLGVSPRGTSAMQKAVQALAFIEGRDYATPDDVKFLAPHVLAHRLIARGGRNPRVIIDRLLRTVPLP from the coding sequence ATGAGAGAAAAAATTACCGCCCTTCAAGAAAATTTAGCCCGTGCGATCGTGGGTAAAGAAGAACCGATAAAATTAGTTATGGTTGCCCTCCTTAGTGGTGGTCATGCCCTACTTGAAGATGTTCCGGGGGTTGGTAAAACCTTATTGGCAAAGTCTCTGGCAAAATCGATTAATGGTAAGTTTCAAAGAATCCAATGCACCCCCGATTTATTACCTAGTGATGTAACGGGGACTAATATTTGGAACCCTAGCACTCGAGAGTTTGAATTTTTACCTGGTCCTACTTTTGCGAATATTCTCCTTGCTGATGAAATCAATCGGGCTACCCCTCGCACTCAGTCATCATTGTTGGAGGTGATGGAAGAAAAGCAAGTAACGGTGGATGGAGAAGCCCGTGCAGTGCCTAGTCCTTTTTTTGTCATTGCCACTCAAAATCCTGTGGAGTATCAGGGTACTTTTCCTCTTCCCGAAGCACAAATGGATCGTTTTACCATCTCCCTAAGTGTGGGTTATCCTTCTCCAGAGGAGGAGCTTTTGATGTTACAAAAACAACTAGATCAGGGTTTTATTGGTGATGATTTAACTCCTTGTATTTCCCTTGAGGAGGTGATTGATTTACAAAAATCCTGTCAAAAAATTAAGGTTGCCCCTGAGTTACAAAAATATATTGTGGATTTGGTCACCAGTTCGAGGAATGATGATGAAATTAGCTTAGGGGTGAGTCCTCGGGGTACGTCTGCCATGCAAAAGGCGGTTCAGGCCTTGGCATTTATAGAGGGAAGGGATTATGCCACTCCTGATGATGTGAAGTTTTTAGCTCCCCATGTTTTGGCTCATCGTTTGATTGCTAGGGGGGGCAGAAATCCTAGGGTGATTATTGATCGTTTATTGCGTACTGTGCCTTTACCTTAA
- a CDS encoding NmrA family protein (PFAM: NmrA-like family~COGs: COG0702 nucleoside-diphosphate-sugar epimerase~KEGG: cyh:Cyan8802_0063 NmrA family protein~SPTR: NmrA family protein), protein MKILVVGATGTLGRQIVRHALDKDHQVRCLVRSTGRASFLKEWGAELVRGDICKPETLPSALEGVDVVIDAATARATDSASIKQVDWQGKVNLIQATQEAEIKRYIFFSIINAKDFDNVPLMNIKYCTELFLQESGLDYTIFQLAGFMQGLIPQYGIPILDNQPVWVSGENTPIAYMNTQDVAKFVLKAVEVSGTEKQTLPIMGDRAWTGGEIVALCEKLSGKQAKISRIPIRLLRFLRGFTRWFKWTLNASDRLAFAEVLASGKPMDAPMDEVYEKLQIDRDDITSLEEYLEEYFSRIMKKIKEIDFEQNKKKKKKKGSFFK, encoded by the coding sequence ATGAAAATATTAGTAGTCGGAGCAACAGGCACACTGGGGAGACAAATTGTGCGCCATGCCCTAGATAAAGATCATCAAGTACGTTGTTTAGTTAGAAGCACTGGTAGAGCTAGTTTTTTAAAGGAATGGGGGGCGGAGCTAGTTCGGGGAGATATTTGTAAACCTGAAACTTTGCCTTCTGCATTAGAAGGTGTGGACGTAGTAATTGATGCGGCCACGGCAAGGGCAACAGATTCTGCAAGTATTAAGCAGGTGGATTGGCAGGGTAAGGTTAATTTGATTCAGGCGACCCAGGAAGCTGAGATTAAACGTTATATTTTCTTTTCAATTATTAATGCGAAGGATTTTGATAATGTTCCTTTGATGAATATTAAATATTGTACTGAGTTATTTTTACAAGAGTCGGGTTTGGATTATACTATTTTTCAACTGGCTGGATTTATGCAGGGTTTAATTCCTCAGTATGGTATTCCTATTTTGGATAATCAGCCTGTATGGGTGAGTGGTGAAAATACCCCCATTGCTTATATGAATACTCAGGATGTGGCGAAATTTGTCCTCAAAGCGGTGGAAGTTTCTGGCACCGAGAAACAGACTTTACCGATTATGGGCGATCGCGCCTGGACTGGTGGAGAAATCGTAGCATTATGTGAAAAACTATCAGGAAAACAAGCCAAAATATCCCGTATCCCCATTCGTCTGCTAAGATTTTTAAGAGGTTTTACCCGTTGGTTTAAGTGGACATTAAACGCCTCAGATCGTCTTGCTTTTGCCGAAGTCTTAGCCAGTGGTAAACCCATGGATGCCCCCATGGATGAAGTATATGAAAAATTACAAATTGATAGGGATGATATTACTAGCCTCGAAGAATATTTAGAAGAATATTTCAGCCGTATCATGAAAAAAATTAAAGAAATCGACTTTGAACAAAACAAGAAGAAAAAGAAAAAGAAAGGCAGTTTCTTCAAATAA
- a CDS encoding HI0933 family protein (PFAM: HI0933-like protein~TIGRFAM: flavoprotein, HI0933 family~COGs: COG2081 flavoprotein~InterPro IPR013027:IPR004792~KEGG: cyc:PCC7424_3520 HI0933 family protein~PFAM: HI0933 family protein~SPTR: HI0933 family protein) translates to MNQKIIIIGGGAAGFFGAISAATHQPDAEITILEASKQLLGKVKISGGGRCNVTHHCFNPSQLITNYPRGGRELRGAFSRFQPQDTVKWFTDRGVKLKAEKDGRMFPITDDSQTIIDCLINTAKSLGIKIKIQTPVKNIHKVANQFIITLKSGEEFSADKILIATGSNKLGYTWAQSLGHTIKPPIPSLFTFKINDPRIKNLAGISSDNVHIQLKQNKGKKLEQQGALLITHWGVSGPAVLKLSAWGARVLHDHNYQMELIINWLPEDNPETIKSELNKLKSSKAKQKVINYNGFNLPKRLWQSLVDFSLLNNEKIWAEITKKELEKLAFELTRGVYAIEGKGVFKDEFVTCGGVTLKEIDFKTMESKKCEGLYFAGEILDIDGVTGGFNFQNAWTTGWLFGQHST, encoded by the coding sequence ATGAATCAAAAAATAATCATCATCGGCGGAGGCGCAGCGGGTTTTTTTGGCGCCATCAGCGCCGCTACCCATCAACCCGACGCAGAAATTACCATCCTCGAAGCCAGTAAACAACTATTAGGCAAAGTAAAAATATCTGGGGGCGGTAGATGTAATGTAACTCACCACTGCTTTAACCCCAGTCAATTAATTACTAACTATCCCCGTGGGGGTAGGGAGTTGAGGGGAGCATTTTCCCGATTTCAACCCCAAGACACCGTCAAATGGTTTACAGATAGGGGAGTGAAACTCAAAGCCGAAAAAGATGGGCGTATGTTTCCTATCACCGATGACTCTCAAACCATCATCGATTGTCTGATAAATACTGCTAAATCTTTGGGCATTAAAATAAAAATCCAAACCCCCGTTAAAAACATTCACAAAGTCGCCAATCAATTTATAATTACCCTCAAATCAGGGGAAGAATTTTCAGCCGACAAAATTTTAATCGCCACAGGAAGTAATAAATTAGGATACACGTGGGCGCAATCTTTAGGACATACTATAAAACCCCCTATTCCTTCCTTATTTACTTTCAAAATAAATGATCCTAGAATCAAAAATTTAGCAGGAATTAGCTCAGATAATGTCCATATTCAGCTAAAACAAAACAAAGGCAAAAAGTTAGAACAACAAGGAGCTTTATTGATTACTCACTGGGGAGTAAGTGGGCCTGCTGTACTTAAGCTGTCGGCATGGGGAGCAAGGGTATTACATGATCATAATTATCAGATGGAGTTAATTATTAACTGGCTACCTGAAGACAATCCCGAAACTATTAAATCAGAGTTAAACAAGCTAAAAAGTAGTAAAGCAAAGCAAAAAGTTATTAACTATAATGGCTTTAATTTACCTAAAAGATTGTGGCAAAGTTTAGTAGATTTTAGTTTATTAAATAACGAGAAAATTTGGGCAGAAATTACCAAAAAAGAACTAGAAAAATTAGCATTTGAATTAACTAGGGGTGTTTATGCCATAGAAGGGAAAGGGGTGTTTAAAGATGAGTTTGTTACTTGCGGGGGGGTGACTCTCAAGGAAATTGATTTTAAAACCATGGAAAGTAAAAAATGTGAGGGGCTTTATTTTGCAGGGGAAATATTAGATATTGATGGGGTGACGGGGGGATTTAACTTTCAAAACGCTTGGACGACAGGCTGGTTATTTGGGCAACATTCCACCTAA